One window of the Paenibacillus beijingensis genome contains the following:
- the liaF gene encoding cell wall-active antibiotics response protein LiaF translates to MNNHYLNRLFWGLIVIAVGAAFLMRQSGFIQFDIGELASDFWPLVLIVIGLSGMLGGSAGGGRGSFIWAAIMIVLGLVFLGNNLGWITWSVGDVMQFSGPIVLILIGVGLIFKPRRKPSLPSQDDEWKSYSAYNEPVPPAPPLHPDPRLEPLNVDGGAAKEEHSPGRTDKDDHKEYDHKDGYSSMDTKQQWKEYRHAMRHARKHAHRSRHGHHDRVEWWNYDPAAQTRSGFIGDLHLGEDYWELKPMNISHFIGDTIIDLTKAQIPHGETKLVISSFIGDVKVFLPSDYEIGVQVISSAFLGDAKILGRKEGGLFRNMNVESPSYNDTDKKIRIVCSTFIGDVRVTKVG, encoded by the coding sequence ATGAACAATCATTATTTGAACCGTTTGTTCTGGGGCTTAATTGTAATCGCGGTAGGAGCCGCATTTCTAATGCGTCAATCGGGATTCATCCAGTTTGATATCGGGGAGCTGGCGTCGGATTTTTGGCCGCTCGTGCTGATCGTCATCGGACTCAGCGGCATGCTGGGCGGATCCGCCGGCGGCGGGCGGGGATCCTTTATTTGGGCCGCGATCATGATCGTGCTCGGTCTCGTGTTTCTGGGCAATAATCTCGGCTGGATCACTTGGTCGGTTGGAGACGTGATGCAGTTTTCGGGTCCGATCGTGCTCATCTTGATCGGTGTCGGTCTTATTTTCAAGCCCCGCCGCAAGCCAAGCCTTCCATCGCAGGACGATGAGTGGAAATCTTATTCGGCATACAACGAACCGGTGCCGCCCGCTCCGCCATTGCATCCCGACCCGCGTCTGGAACCGTTGAATGTGGATGGCGGCGCTGCAAAGGAAGAGCATTCTCCAGGCCGCACGGATAAGGACGATCATAAGGAGTATGATCACAAAGACGGTTATTCATCTATGGATACCAAGCAGCAGTGGAAAGAGTACCGGCATGCAATGCGGCACGCTAGGAAGCATGCGCACAGGAGCAGACATGGCCATCACGATCGCGTCGAGTGGTGGAATTACGATCCGGCAGCACAAACGCGTTCCGGATTTATCGGCGATCTGCATTTGGGAGAGGACTATTGGGAGCTGAAGCCGATGAACATATCCCATTTTATCGGCGATACGATTATTGATCTGACGAAAGCGCAAATCCCGCACGGAGAAACGAAGCTTGTCATTTCGTCTTTTATCGGGGACGTGAAGGTGTTTCTGCCAAGCGATTATGAGATCGGCGTCCAAGTCATCTCCAGCGCATTTCTAGGCGACGCCAAAATATTGGGGCGCAAAGAAGGCGGCTTGTTCCGCAACATGAACGTCGAAAGTCCGAGCTACAACGATACCGACAAAAAAATCCGGATTGTGTGCAGCACGTTTATCGGCGATGTGCGCGTCACCAAGGTCGGGTAG